One genomic region from Nostoc sphaeroides encodes:
- a CDS encoding gluconeogenesis factor YvcK family protein, with protein sequence MSIGFLRQALNALQKQSRSRTSYRVNQWFKWLSPGLSVKRWLLISIGGVLLASLGLAIWIKLTPIFWMIELVRGFLGVIANLLPNYISGPLVLLGGLLLVLWGQTRTVGSITKVLRAEGGEELIDVLLAHHRLYRGPKIVVIGGGTGLSTLLRGLKTYSANITAIVTVADDGGSSGRLRQEFGVLPPGDIRNCLAALADEEKLLTELFQYRFRAGDGLTGHSFGNLFLTAMSDITGDLEQAVAASSKVLAVRGQVLPATLSDVRLWAELADGRRIDGESSIPKAGGKIVKIGCIPANPPAVPAAIKAIKEADYIIIGPGSLYTSLIPNLLVPEIADAIAQTDAPRIYICNIMTQPGETEGYTVADHIRAIDAACGERRLFDAVLIHKKSPSQQSLMRYAEQNSHPVFLDREAVTQLGRRIVSANVLYEDETGFVRHNPQKLAQVLLRWYGRGQSLRGIQNSKFKIKENQN encoded by the coding sequence ATGTCAATTGGTTTTCTCAGACAAGCCCTCAACGCCCTGCAAAAGCAGTCGCGTTCTCGTACTTCCTATCGGGTTAACCAGTGGTTCAAATGGTTATCCCCTGGACTATCGGTAAAACGTTGGTTGTTGATCAGTATTGGGGGTGTACTGCTGGCGAGTTTGGGGTTAGCTATTTGGATTAAGCTGACCCCAATTTTTTGGATGATTGAGTTAGTTAGAGGTTTCCTGGGAGTCATTGCCAACCTCTTACCCAACTATATCAGTGGGCCTTTAGTGCTGCTTGGCGGCTTACTGTTAGTGCTTTGGGGGCAAACTCGCACTGTCGGCTCAATTACTAAGGTACTGAGAGCAGAAGGCGGAGAAGAACTCATCGATGTCTTGCTCGCACATCATCGATTGTACCGAGGCCCGAAAATAGTGGTAATTGGTGGTGGTACGGGACTTTCTACGTTGTTGAGGGGACTGAAAACCTACAGCGCTAATATTACTGCCATTGTCACTGTCGCCGATGATGGTGGATCTTCTGGGCGGTTGCGCCAAGAATTTGGAGTGTTACCACCAGGGGATATTCGTAATTGTTTGGCTGCTTTAGCAGATGAAGAAAAGTTATTAACAGAATTGTTTCAATACCGTTTTCGGGCTGGAGATGGGTTAACGGGTCACAGTTTTGGTAATTTGTTTTTAACGGCAATGAGTGATATTACTGGAGATTTAGAACAAGCAGTTGCAGCCAGTTCTAAAGTGCTAGCGGTGCGGGGACAAGTACTACCAGCAACTCTCAGTGATGTTCGCCTCTGGGCAGAATTAGCCGATGGCCGCCGCATTGATGGGGAGTCTAGCATTCCCAAAGCTGGCGGGAAAATTGTCAAAATTGGCTGTATTCCAGCTAATCCTCCGGCAGTACCCGCAGCTATTAAGGCAATTAAAGAAGCTGATTACATTATTATTGGCCCAGGTAGCCTTTATACAAGCCTGATTCCTAATTTATTAGTACCAGAAATTGCCGATGCGATCGCTCAAACAGATGCCCCCCGTATTTATATCTGCAATATAATGACTCAACCAGGAGAAACTGAAGGCTACACTGTTGCAGATCATATCAGAGCAATTGATGCTGCTTGTGGGGAAAGACGGCTATTCGATGCTGTACTAATCCACAAAAAATCCCCCTCACAGCAATCACTCATGCGCTACGCCGAACAAAACTCCCATCCGGTTTTCTTAGACAGAGAAGCCGTAACTCAGCTAGGGCGAAGGATTGTTTCAGCTAATGTTTTGTATGAAGATGAAACCGGTTTTGTCCGTCACAATCCGCAGAAACTAGCACAAGTGTTGTTGCGGTGGTACGGTAGAGGTCAGTCTCTTCGGGGTATTCAAAATTCCAAATTCAAAATTAAGGAAAATCAAAATTAG
- the tsaE gene encoding tRNA (adenosine(37)-N6)-threonylcarbamoyltransferase complex ATPase subunit type 1 TsaE, with translation MKIFLADTEATLRLGITLGESLTPGSVILLEGDLGAGKTTLVQGIGKGLGIAEAIVSPTFTLINEYTEGRVPLYHLDLYRLEPQEVAALNLESYWEGVEVIPGIVAIEWAERLPYKPNSYLSVTLTYGNEGTRQVELIPFNCDISEAIAAF, from the coding sequence ATGAAAATTTTTCTTGCAGATACAGAGGCGACGCTACGCTTAGGTATTACTCTCGGTGAATCCCTAACTCCTGGCAGTGTAATTTTACTAGAAGGTGATTTAGGTGCTGGTAAAACTACCCTAGTTCAAGGTATTGGCAAGGGTTTGGGAATCGCTGAAGCTATTGTCAGTCCCACTTTCACCCTGATTAATGAGTATACGGAAGGACGCGTCCCCCTTTACCACCTAGATTTATATCGCTTAGAACCACAAGAAGTTGCAGCCCTGAATTTAGAAAGTTACTGGGAAGGCGTTGAAGTCATACCAGGAATTGTGGCAATTGAATGGGCGGAAAGATTGCCCTACAAGCCAAATAGCTATCTCAGTGTGACCTTGACTTATGGAAATGAGGGCACTCGTCAAGTCGAACTCATCCCATTTAATTGTGACATTAGCGAAGCCATTGCCGCATTTTAA
- a CDS encoding patatin-like phospholipase family protein — MSFKILALDGGGIRGVVAARILQQVEQEIRNQGKGNFLHEYFDLISGTSTGSILVGGIAVGKDSDELIKLYKDRGKNIFPLERKERYKNLPSFIQSILDVFSPPKYSHDGIISVLKDVYKSKKIKDIEKPILLILAYDTLYRNTTFFTNCHPDLGDRWYDDCYLWEICTASASAPTFFPPYKLEPVDKEKFGDWEFPHIDGGVSANNPSLAALSLIMRISQSSESSVSSTIKQKYKLDNLRMEDISILSIGTGQTGEPYQYNQISKWRGLDWVQNITNIFMEPTSEIDSTICRQIMGGYDSKRYLRLQFDLNEKFKPKPKETYKDPRILLAPEDRTNRFTQQKVSEEIDNANSEIIQQLIDTTSAFIDKGLTFYTRDDSGSPIKEAIASFIKNN; from the coding sequence ATGTCCTTCAAAATTTTAGCTTTAGACGGTGGCGGTATTCGTGGAGTCGTTGCAGCACGAATACTTCAACAAGTAGAACAAGAAATTAGAAATCAGGGGAAAGGAAACTTTTTACACGAATACTTTGATCTGATTTCTGGCACATCTACCGGTTCAATATTAGTAGGAGGGATTGCTGTAGGAAAGGATAGTGATGAACTCATTAAACTATATAAGGATAGAGGTAAAAATATATTCCCATTGGAGAGAAAAGAGCGCTATAAAAACTTGCCCTCCTTCATTCAATCAATTCTTGATGTATTTTCACCACCTAAATATTCTCATGATGGAATTATTAGCGTCCTCAAAGATGTATATAAATCCAAAAAAATAAAGGATATTGAAAAACCCATTCTCTTGATTCTTGCTTACGATACGCTCTATCGTAATACAACCTTTTTTACAAATTGTCATCCCGATTTAGGAGACAGATGGTACGACGATTGTTATTTATGGGAAATATGTACCGCTTCGGCCTCAGCACCTACTTTTTTTCCACCATATAAATTAGAACCTGTAGATAAAGAAAAATTTGGTGATTGGGAATTCCCACACATTGATGGAGGAGTTTCTGCTAACAACCCCTCTCTTGCAGCTTTGAGTCTAATTATGAGGATCAGTCAGTCTTCTGAGTCTTCAGTCTCTTCAACAATCAAGCAAAAATATAAACTTGATAATCTGCGAATGGAAGATATTTCTATCCTTTCTATTGGCACAGGTCAAACTGGCGAACCATATCAATATAACCAAATAAGTAAATGGAGAGGCTTAGACTGGGTACAAAATATTACTAATATCTTTATGGAGCCTACATCTGAGATTGATAGTACTATTTGCCGACAAATTATGGGTGGATATGATTCTAAACGTTACTTACGGCTTCAGTTTGACTTAAATGAGAAATTTAAACCCAAGCCAAAAGAGACTTATAAAGATCCTCGCATTCTATTAGCTCCAGAAGATCGAACAAACCGATTTACACAGCAAAAAGTTAGTGAAGAAATAGATAACGCTAATTCGGAGATTATTCAGCAGTTAATAGATACTACTTCTGCATTCATTGATAAAGGTCTTACATTCTATACCAGAGACGACTCTGGTTCTCCGATAAAAGAGGCGATCGCCTCTTTCATTAAAAATAACTAG
- a CDS encoding dihydroorotase, which yields MSSPQILLIRRARIILPNGELMIGDVLTRDRQIVEVAPEISQTALATEIDAEGLTLLPGVIDPQVHFREPGLEHKEDLFTASCACAKGGVTSFLEMPNTRPLTTTQQALDDKLKRASQKSLVNYGFFIGATAENLPDLVLAKPTPGIKIFMGSMHGQLLVDGETALEAIFAKGDRLIAVHAEDQARINQRRQEFANIHDPAIHSQIQDNQAAMLATQLALKLSQKYQRRLHILHMSTAEEADLLRQEKPSWVTAEVTPQHLLLNTSAYEKIGTLAQMNPPLRSPHDNEVLWQALRDGVIDFIATDHAPHTLEEKAQEYPNSPSGMPGVETSLALMLTAAMEGKCTIAQVVNWMSKNVAVAYGIPNKGAIAPGYDADLVLVDLNTYRPVRREELLTKCRWSPFEGWNLTGWAKTTIVGGEIVFDKGQVNTQVRGQALTFL from the coding sequence ATGTCATCTCCACAAATTTTACTGATTCGTCGCGCTCGCATAATTCTACCCAATGGCGAACTGATGATTGGGGATGTATTGACCCGCGATCGCCAAATAGTCGAAGTTGCCCCAGAAATCTCCCAAACGGCACTAGCCACTGAAATTGACGCAGAGGGCTTAACTTTGTTGCCAGGAGTCATTGATCCGCAGGTGCATTTCCGAGAACCTGGACTAGAACACAAAGAAGATTTATTCACCGCCAGTTGTGCCTGTGCTAAAGGGGGAGTCACTTCTTTTTTAGAAATGCCCAATACGCGCCCCCTGACAACGACACAGCAAGCTTTAGACGACAAGCTAAAACGTGCCTCACAAAAGTCCTTGGTTAATTATGGCTTTTTTATTGGGGCAACAGCAGAGAATCTACCAGATTTGGTTTTAGCAAAGCCAACACCGGGAATTAAGATTTTCATGGGGTCGATGCATGGACAGTTGCTGGTTGATGGTGAAACAGCATTGGAGGCGATATTTGCCAAAGGCGATCGCTTGATTGCCGTTCATGCCGAAGACCAAGCTAGAATTAATCAACGCCGCCAAGAATTTGCCAACATCCACGATCCAGCCATTCACTCGCAAATTCAAGATAATCAAGCGGCAATGCTGGCAACCCAACTGGCATTAAAACTTTCTCAAAAATATCAACGTCGTCTGCATATTCTGCACATGTCAACTGCCGAAGAAGCAGATTTGCTGCGTCAGGAGAAACCTAGTTGGGTAACAGCAGAAGTAACACCACAGCATTTGTTGTTGAACACCAGTGCTTACGAGAAGATTGGCACTTTAGCACAGATGAATCCCCCTTTGCGATCGCCCCACGATAACGAAGTTCTCTGGCAAGCTTTGCGCGATGGCGTGATTGATTTCATCGCTACAGATCATGCGCCGCACACCTTAGAAGAAAAAGCTCAAGAATACCCCAATAGTCCTTCGGGAATGCCTGGGGTGGAAACTTCCCTAGCTTTGATGTTAACTGCGGCAATGGAAGGAAAGTGTACTATTGCCCAAGTTGTGAACTGGATGTCAAAAAATGTCGCTGTGGCTTATGGTATTCCGAATAAAGGAGCGATCGCGCCTGGTTATGATGCCGATTTAGTGCTTGTAGATTTAAACACATACCGTCCAGTCCGGCGCGAAGAACTGTTAACCAAATGCCGTTGGAGTCCCTTTGAAGGTTGGAACCTCACCGGCTGGGCTAAAACTACCATTGTCGGCGGTGAGATAGTTTTTGACAAAGGCCAGGTAAATACGCAAGTACGGGGTCAAGCTTTAACTTTCTTATAG
- the lepB gene encoding signal peptidase I: MQNKVSDNNSSQQPDNSWIAELGRTIVLSIVLALGIRTFVAEARWIPSGSMEPTLHGTPNQWEADKIIVDKLKYKFADPQRGDIVVFSPTKELQKEQYQDAFIKRVIGLPGEKVQLKDGKVYINNKPLPEANYLGSGQSTVIDVCQSGPQPPFLAKPQTIPTGSYLVLGDNRNNSYDGRCWGVVPRENIIGRAVVRFWPLNHVGGIDKSPIYP; encoded by the coding sequence ATGCAAAATAAAGTGTCTGATAACAACTCTAGTCAACAACCCGATAATTCTTGGATCGCAGAGCTAGGTAGAACAATTGTATTGAGCATTGTTCTAGCTCTGGGAATTCGTACCTTTGTTGCTGAAGCACGCTGGATTCCTTCTGGATCGATGGAACCGACTCTGCATGGTACGCCAAACCAGTGGGAGGCAGATAAAATCATTGTCGATAAGTTGAAGTATAAATTTGCTGACCCGCAACGGGGAGATATTGTCGTATTTTCACCGACAAAAGAGCTACAAAAAGAACAATATCAAGATGCTTTTATTAAACGTGTAATTGGCTTACCTGGAGAAAAAGTACAACTTAAGGATGGCAAAGTCTATATCAATAACAAACCCCTCCCAGAAGCCAATTACCTCGGTTCTGGTCAGAGTACAGTTATTGATGTTTGCCAATCAGGGCCACAGCCACCTTTTTTGGCGAAACCCCAGACTATACCAACCGGTTCATATTTAGTACTAGGTGATAATCGTAATAATAGTTACGATGGTCGTTGCTGGGGTGTTGTCCCCCGCGAGAATATTATTGGACGGGCTGTAGTTCGCTTCTGGCCTCTAAATCATGTTGGAGGAATAGATAAATCGCCAATATATCCATAA
- a CDS encoding MOSC domain-containing protein, translating into MPYLAKILLYPVKSLDGVEVENARVLASGALQHDREFAIFDEKDRFVNGKRHAKINLLRAQFALLNRTISLHIPGGDSQQIFHLDEERQALEATLSDFFEFGVRLRQNSLMGFPDDTHSPGPTVISTATLAEVASWFPGLTVDEMRRRMRANIEIDGVPAFWEDRLFSEQGDLVSFRVGDVDFLGVNPCQRCIVPTRDSYLGKAYPNFQKIFAKQRQATLPNWVASSPFNHFYRLSVNTQLLPSSAGKILQIGDKVDIFPQ; encoded by the coding sequence ATGCCTTACCTAGCCAAGATTTTACTGTATCCAGTTAAGTCACTAGATGGTGTTGAAGTTGAGAACGCTAGAGTTCTTGCCAGTGGCGCACTACAGCATGACCGCGAATTTGCAATTTTTGACGAAAAGGATAGATTTGTCAATGGCAAGCGTCATGCTAAAATCAATTTACTAAGGGCACAATTTGCACTCTTAAATAGAACTATTTCGTTGCACATCCCAGGCGGTGACTCACAACAAATTTTTCATCTGGATGAGGAACGGCAAGCATTAGAAGCAACTTTGAGTGATTTTTTTGAGTTTGGTGTCAGATTAAGGCAAAACTCTCTGATGGGTTTTCCTGACGATACACACTCACCTGGCCCAACGGTAATTAGTACAGCAACATTGGCAGAAGTAGCTTCTTGGTTTCCCGGTTTAACTGTAGATGAAATGCGCCGTCGGATGCGTGCAAATATCGAGATTGATGGTGTACCAGCATTTTGGGAAGACCGGCTATTTAGTGAACAAGGTGATTTAGTCTCTTTTCGAGTGGGAGATGTGGATTTTCTTGGAGTTAATCCATGTCAGCGTTGTATAGTCCCAACACGCGATTCTTACTTAGGAAAAGCTTACCCAAACTTTCAAAAAATCTTTGCAAAACAGCGACAAGCAACTCTGCCAAATTGGGTTGCTTCATCGCCTTTTAATCACTTTTACAGATTGAGTGTCAATACCCAATTACTCCCATCGTCAGCCGGAAAAATTTTACAAATCGGCGATAAGGTTGACATATTTCCACAATAA